A genomic segment from Vicinamibacterales bacterium encodes:
- a CDS encoding class I adenylate-forming enzyme family protein: MTTEPRALRLGAERLATTFAGDPDRPFLREGGEVWTVGRLLAYAADVDHRLPRDAGPAVGVRSHSAAFVVASLLGLWKSNRLPLLIDPSLAAEPSGLRSSSPRMPVLAPAGVTDPWADVLVAETGGGLLDPHLPLADEAEVGFFTSGSTGEPKIVRKRAYQLGEQHAMEAPWLGLSGPISVLCLVPAFHILGYIYGFSTPAAGGGVTTFSRGASPQAWVEHIAAEQPTLIIGVPSHYRLMAQVSGPSLPRAIYLCSGGPLDPAVAAEFERRAGTPVLQVYGSTETGGIATRLGAGPWRTMPGLAWERRKLDGRLLITSAWQDRPQEWYCTDDVIASDGETFRLLGRADSIVKIGGRRFSTGELVQAALTAPHVEQAHAVVYDRFGELAVALFVVSPRDAVVTPADVRTFLAGRLAPFKLPRTIQVVNELPTRSIGKIDDEALRESLSRG; encoded by the coding sequence ATGACGACCGAGCCACGGGCGCTACGGCTTGGGGCAGAGCGTCTGGCAACGACCTTCGCAGGTGACCCCGACCGCCCCTTCCTGCGCGAGGGCGGCGAGGTGTGGACGGTTGGCCGTCTGCTGGCGTACGCCGCGGACGTCGACCACCGGCTCCCTCGAGATGCCGGACCCGCGGTGGGCGTGCGGAGCCATTCAGCCGCGTTCGTCGTGGCATCGCTGCTCGGTCTCTGGAAGTCGAACCGCCTGCCGCTGCTGATCGATCCGTCGCTGGCGGCCGAGCCGTCCGGCCTTCGAAGCTCATCCCCCCGGATGCCCGTGCTCGCGCCGGCGGGTGTGACCGACCCCTGGGCCGACGTCCTCGTGGCGGAAACAGGGGGCGGGCTCCTCGATCCACACCTGCCGTTGGCCGACGAGGCCGAAGTCGGGTTCTTCACATCCGGCTCCACCGGCGAGCCGAAGATCGTTCGCAAGAGGGCGTATCAGCTCGGGGAACAACACGCGATGGAAGCGCCCTGGCTCGGCCTGAGCGGACCGATCTCGGTGCTGTGCCTCGTGCCGGCGTTCCACATCCTTGGCTACATCTACGGTTTCTCGACGCCGGCAGCCGGCGGTGGCGTCACGACGTTCTCGCGCGGCGCGTCGCCTCAGGCGTGGGTCGAGCACATCGCGGCCGAGCAGCCAACGCTCATCATCGGCGTGCCTTCACACTATCGGCTCATGGCGCAGGTGTCGGGCCCGTCGCTTCCGCGGGCGATCTATCTCTGTTCCGGCGGACCCCTCGACCCTGCCGTCGCCGCGGAGTTCGAACGTCGGGCGGGGACGCCGGTCCTGCAGGTCTATGGATCCACCGAGACGGGCGGCATCGCCACGCGCCTTGGCGCCGGGCCCTGGCGCACGATGCCCGGCCTGGCCTGGGAGCGCCGCAAGCTGGATGGACGGCTGCTGATCACGTCCGCGTGGCAGGATCGGCCGCAGGAGTGGTACTGCACCGACGACGTCATCGCGTCAGATGGAGAGACGTTCCGCCTGTTGGGGCGCGCGGACTCGATCGTGAAGATCGGCGGCCGGCGCTTCTCGACCGGCGAACTGGTGCAGGCGGCGCTCACCGCGCCCCACGTCGAGCAGGCGCACGCCGTCGTCTACGACCGTTTCGGCGAGTTGGCCGTGGCGCTCTTCGTCGTGTCGCCACGGGACGCCGTCGTGACGCCGGCCGACGTCCGGACGTTCCTCGCCGGCCGGCTCGCGCCGTTCAAACTGCCGCGGACGATCCAGGTCGTGAACGAGTTGCCGACGCGCAGCATCGGCAAGATCGACGACGAAGCCCTGCGCGAGAGCCTTTCCCGGGGATGA
- a CDS encoding acyl-CoA dehydratase activase gives MAINIGLDIGAIGLKLAALGAPGDRPLLESLCAAHAEFRWVGAGARPLVVSHYVRIAGSPIQATYDLLQAFYETVPETRIEGIRVTGSGSRTIARLLGIYFENEFKAAAHMVARFYPDTRTVFEIGGESSRYLRLERGASGGPALIADYDRGGECAAGTGSFLDQQTSRLGYSVEEMSAVVRTATTAARIAGRCSVFAKSDMVHAQQQGCSPAEILRGLCRAVAQNFKSSVVKGRSVQTPVLFIGAVACNDGVVEALREAFDLDASQLVVPPLYAWCGAIGAAMLEAEETDKRSFGEIHRLHQHAGQQRPFDGTPLTLDNVVLLRDRVRRYAPAPGGQPIRGYLGIDVGSVSTNLVVVDETGEVVFDSYLRTSGRPVEAVQQGLTELERAWGPRLAIAGVGTTGSGRELVAEFVGADVVNDEITAHKTGAVHVSTTQGGPPVDTIFEIGGQDSKFIAIEGGVVVDFTMNEACAAGTGSFLEEQAEKLGIDIKDEFARLALSSPSPTKLGERCTVFMERDVTGWLHKAEPIPDLVAGLAYSIALNYLNRVVRGRRIGDVIYFQGGTAYNDAVAAAFAAILGKPITVPPYNGVMGAIGMALIARGWHRAGQGSTRFRGYDLTLLDRTTRDFVCRACSNECDIKEFTIDGQKSYWGDKCSDRYRRPAAAARLPVIDDLLEYRDQVLEEITGQSLKTPDSISPGPLTIGIPRTMATLERYPFWHAYFSAVGLRPVLSRPTDRAIAGQGIELALAQPCFPVQVAHGHVLSLFELGVDYVLVPNMLDNEAHEESTCVAHFCPWTQTLPYVLRSAPRLEAVGSRILAPSLHFQLGRESIKRSVAEMAQHLGIDRRVSDRAVDAAYAAQRQFQERLLDAGRRALDALDRAHAPGLVLVGRPYNIYDRNINCDIPRKLRRHYGANVIPLDFLVTGRESIDDLHANMYWTSGQRILESARLVASRPNLHIIYISNFKCGPDSYIKYFTRQAAGTPLLVLQFDGHGNDAGYLTRCEAYLDSKGILRCYPEPTQGGASAAETAPTR, from the coding sequence TTGGCCATCAACATCGGGCTCGACATCGGCGCGATCGGCCTGAAACTCGCTGCGCTCGGCGCACCGGGCGATCGCCCTCTGCTCGAATCGTTGTGCGCGGCGCACGCCGAATTCCGGTGGGTGGGCGCCGGCGCCAGGCCGCTCGTCGTGTCGCACTACGTTCGCATTGCGGGCAGCCCCATCCAGGCGACCTACGACCTGCTCCAGGCGTTCTACGAGACGGTGCCAGAGACGCGCATCGAGGGCATTCGCGTGACCGGCTCCGGCAGCCGCACGATTGCGCGTCTTCTCGGCATCTACTTCGAGAACGAGTTCAAGGCGGCCGCGCACATGGTCGCCCGCTTCTACCCGGATACCCGCACGGTCTTCGAGATTGGCGGCGAGAGTTCGCGCTATCTCCGCCTCGAACGCGGGGCTTCCGGAGGGCCGGCCCTGATCGCGGACTACGACCGGGGCGGCGAGTGCGCGGCGGGCACGGGTTCGTTCCTGGATCAGCAGACCTCCCGGCTCGGCTATTCCGTCGAGGAGATGAGCGCGGTCGTGAGGACCGCAACCACGGCGGCCCGCATCGCGGGGCGCTGCTCGGTCTTCGCCAAGTCGGACATGGTTCACGCGCAGCAGCAAGGCTGCTCGCCGGCGGAGATTCTCCGCGGTCTGTGCCGCGCGGTCGCGCAGAACTTCAAGAGCAGCGTGGTGAAGGGGCGGTCGGTCCAGACACCGGTCCTGTTCATCGGCGCCGTGGCCTGCAACGACGGGGTGGTCGAGGCCCTGCGCGAGGCATTCGACCTCGACGCCTCGCAACTCGTCGTGCCGCCGCTCTACGCGTGGTGTGGCGCCATCGGCGCGGCGATGCTCGAGGCGGAGGAAACCGACAAGCGCTCGTTCGGCGAGATTCACCGCTTGCACCAGCACGCCGGCCAGCAGCGGCCCTTCGACGGCACGCCGCTCACGCTCGACAACGTGGTGCTGCTGCGCGACCGCGTCCGACGGTATGCGCCGGCGCCAGGCGGCCAACCGATTCGGGGCTACCTGGGTATCGATGTCGGCTCGGTCTCCACCAACCTCGTGGTCGTGGACGAGACGGGCGAGGTCGTGTTCGACAGCTACCTGCGCACGTCAGGACGGCCGGTCGAAGCCGTACAGCAGGGCCTGACCGAACTCGAACGGGCCTGGGGACCCCGCCTGGCCATCGCCGGCGTTGGCACGACCGGGTCCGGGCGGGAACTGGTGGCCGAGTTCGTCGGCGCGGACGTCGTCAACGACGAGATCACCGCCCACAAGACCGGCGCGGTGCACGTCAGTACGACGCAAGGCGGCCCGCCGGTGGACACGATCTTCGAGATCGGGGGGCAGGACTCGAAGTTCATCGCCATCGAGGGCGGCGTCGTCGTCGACTTCACGATGAACGAGGCGTGCGCCGCGGGCACCGGTTCGTTCCTCGAGGAGCAGGCCGAGAAGCTGGGTATCGACATCAAGGACGAATTCGCACGGCTGGCGCTGTCCTCGCCGTCCCCCACCAAGCTCGGCGAGCGGTGCACGGTGTTCATGGAGCGCGACGTGACCGGGTGGCTCCACAAGGCGGAGCCGATTCCGGATCTCGTGGCGGGGCTCGCCTACTCGATCGCGCTCAACTACCTCAACCGCGTCGTGCGCGGGCGCCGGATTGGCGACGTCATCTACTTCCAGGGAGGCACGGCCTACAACGACGCGGTCGCGGCTGCGTTCGCGGCGATCCTCGGCAAGCCGATCACCGTGCCCCCCTACAACGGCGTGATGGGGGCCATCGGCATGGCGCTCATCGCGCGCGGCTGGCACCGCGCCGGACAGGGATCCACCCGCTTCCGCGGCTACGACCTGACGCTGCTCGACCGGACGACGCGCGACTTCGTCTGCCGCGCGTGCTCCAACGAGTGCGACATCAAGGAATTCACGATCGACGGCCAGAAGAGCTACTGGGGCGACAAGTGCTCCGATCGCTACCGGCGGCCCGCCGCGGCGGCGCGCCTGCCGGTCATCGACGATCTGCTCGAGTATCGCGACCAGGTGCTCGAGGAGATTACGGGCCAGTCGCTCAAGACGCCCGACTCGATCTCGCCCGGCCCGCTGACGATCGGCATCCCGCGGACGATGGCCACGCTCGAGCGGTACCCGTTCTGGCACGCCTACTTTTCAGCCGTCGGCCTGAGACCGGTCCTCTCGCGCCCGACCGACCGGGCGATTGCCGGCCAGGGAATCGAACTGGCGCTCGCCCAGCCGTGTTTTCCGGTGCAGGTGGCCCACGGGCACGTCCTGTCGCTCTTCGAGCTGGGCGTGGACTACGTGCTCGTCCCCAACATGCTCGACAACGAGGCGCACGAGGAGTCCACGTGCGTGGCGCACTTCTGTCCGTGGACGCAGACGCTGCCCTACGTGCTGCGGTCGGCCCCCCGCCTCGAGGCCGTCGGAAGCCGCATCCTGGCGCCGAGCCTGCACTTCCAGCTTGGGCGCGAATCGATCAAGCGGTCGGTGGCGGAGATGGCGCAGCACCTTGGCATCGACCGCCGCGTGAGCGATCGCGCCGTGGATGCCGCCTACGCCGCGCAGCGGCAGTTCCAGGAACGCCTGCTCGACGCCGGCCGGCGGGCGCTCGACGCGCTCGACCGGGCGCACGCGCCGGGCCTCGTGCTCGTCGGACGCCCGTACAACATCTACGACCGGAACATCAACTGCGACATCCCGCGAAAGCTGCGTCGGCACTACGGGGCCAACGTCATTCCGCTCGACTTCCTCGTGACGGGCCGCGAGTCGATCGACGATTTGCACGCGAACATGTACTGGACGTCGGGCCAGCGGATACTCGAGTCGGCTCGCCTCGTCGCGTCTCGCCCGAACCTGCACATCATCTACATCTCGAACTTCAAGTGCGGGCCGGATTCCTACATCAAGTACTTCACCCGGCAGGCCGCCGGCACGCCGCTGCTCGTGTTGCAGTTCGACGGCCACGGCAACGACGCCGGTTACCTGACACGCTGCGAGGCCTACCTCGACAGCAAGGGCATCCTGCGATGTTATCCGGAGCCGACCCAGGGCGGCGCGTCAGCAGCCGAAACGGCGCCCACCCGCTGA
- a CDS encoding aromatic amino acid ammonia-lyase, translated as MLDDRQVSFDSVVQAAVDGRSVELARNRAWRRRLAASREVLEHALDAGQTVYGVSTGVGNNSSRAVDRQNQIDFAISVMEQHGCGVGDPLSEAEGRAVTFARLVSLTKGLSAVRPPLLDALCALLNHRITPVIPRWGSVGASGDLTPLSYVAAVLAGQRKAYYRGRIVDASRALAAEGLEPWAFGPKETLAIMNGTSVMTAVGILAVARFERLIEQLEGASALATEVLLGRSQAFDPLVHAAKPHPGQIETARRVRQALRGSRLLDPPHKNGRPVQDRYSIRCVPQAAGVARDVISWARQVLQIELNSVNDNPLVDPESKQILFGGNFFGGHPAVVMDTVKIAAASMADLIDRQFALLVDEGHNMGMPETLVPYGGCGVKGLQMTCSALTELAVQRSFPDAVLSRSTECANQDKVSMGLQAALHASEIIGLVGRSLATEMIALSNAAALREESRLSPAGRALLVGVRRRSAVLVRDRPLDVDIERVARWLEAGGAR; from the coding sequence GACGACCGCCAGGTCTCGTTCGATTCGGTCGTGCAGGCGGCGGTGGACGGACGGAGCGTCGAGTTGGCGCGCAACCGAGCGTGGCGCCGGCGGCTCGCCGCGAGCCGCGAGGTTCTGGAACACGCCCTCGACGCCGGTCAGACGGTCTACGGCGTCTCCACGGGCGTCGGCAACAACTCGTCGCGGGCCGTCGACCGGCAGAACCAGATCGACTTCGCCATCTCGGTGATGGAGCAGCACGGCTGTGGGGTCGGCGACCCGTTGTCCGAGGCCGAGGGGCGCGCGGTCACGTTCGCACGTCTGGTGAGCCTGACGAAGGGGCTGTCCGCGGTTCGGCCGCCGTTGCTCGACGCGCTCTGCGCCCTCCTCAACCACCGCATCACCCCGGTGATCCCGCGGTGGGGCTCGGTCGGCGCGTCCGGAGACCTGACGCCGCTGTCGTACGTGGCCGCGGTCCTTGCCGGGCAGCGCAAGGCGTACTACCGGGGCCGTATCGTGGACGCCTCGCGCGCCCTGGCCGCCGAAGGCCTCGAACCCTGGGCCTTCGGTCCCAAGGAGACGCTGGCGATCATGAACGGCACGTCGGTCATGACCGCGGTGGGGATTCTGGCGGTGGCGCGGTTCGAACGGCTGATCGAGCAACTCGAAGGCGCGTCGGCGCTCGCCACCGAAGTGCTGCTCGGACGGTCGCAGGCGTTCGACCCGCTCGTGCACGCCGCCAAGCCGCATCCGGGGCAGATCGAGACGGCCAGACGCGTCCGCCAGGCGCTGCGCGGCAGCCGGCTGCTGGATCCGCCGCACAAGAACGGCCGTCCCGTGCAGGACCGCTACTCGATTCGCTGCGTGCCGCAGGCCGCCGGGGTCGCCCGCGATGTCATCTCGTGGGCGCGCCAGGTCCTCCAGATTGAACTCAACAGCGTCAACGACAACCCGTTGGTAGACCCGGAATCGAAGCAGATCCTGTTCGGCGGCAACTTCTTCGGCGGCCATCCGGCGGTCGTGATGGATACGGTCAAGATCGCGGCGGCCTCGATGGCCGACCTGATCGACCGGCAGTTCGCGTTGCTGGTGGACGAAGGCCACAACATGGGCATGCCCGAAACGCTCGTGCCGTACGGCGGCTGCGGCGTCAAGGGGCTGCAGATGACCTGCAGTGCGCTCACTGAGTTGGCCGTGCAGCGGTCGTTCCCGGACGCGGTTCTCTCGCGGTCCACCGAGTGCGCCAACCAGGACAAGGTCAGCATGGGCCTGCAGGCGGCGCTGCACGCGAGCGAGATCATCGGCCTGGTGGGCCGCTCCCTCGCCACGGAGATGATTGCGCTGTCGAACGCCGCGGCGCTGCGCGAGGAATCGAGGCTGTCGCCGGCCGGCCGCGCCCTGCTGGTGGGTGTCCGGAGGCGGTCGGCGGTGCTCGTCCGCGACCGTCCGCTCGACGTCGATATCGAGCGGGTCGCGCGCTGGCTGGAGGCGGGCGGGGCGAGGTGA
- a CDS encoding class I SAM-dependent methyltransferase gives MLTTSGLPGFAVQRLLTDRLLAFVECSGIARLLAGRRRFTQDDAMAMLADELGFAVRDSIRARMVHVLLDFLDDCEYVRTEPDGTRRWNLSAVPPWHPSEHEEHEICRTFDGQMEFFGQCLAYVGRFLEGAPPLFDFAGTSTNAWERLLGNGEIAYARSVLSRLLLPRAVEGARILVLCYGPGFDLVEIERRRPDARITALDFTNAFFDVASRRLTRPEAVRWVDGSSWKGFGSPLPFDDGWFDVVLFACADPYIPPAVRVLAYEDIHRVMRAGAVLGVLTHSYPDKARLAVAESWIRRGTYCHDFLESVCQGWQGFYDAAATRALFTQVGFGLDVVTLNASVWRLQKPGTR, from the coding sequence ATGCTCACGACGTCCGGCCTGCCTGGCTTTGCCGTGCAGCGCCTTTTGACCGATCGACTCCTGGCGTTCGTCGAGTGCAGCGGCATTGCGCGCCTGCTGGCGGGGCGTCGTCGCTTCACGCAGGATGACGCGATGGCGATGCTCGCCGACGAACTGGGCTTTGCGGTCCGCGATTCGATCCGCGCGCGGATGGTGCATGTCCTCCTCGATTTCCTGGACGACTGCGAATACGTCCGCACGGAACCGGACGGCACTCGGCGCTGGAACCTGTCGGCGGTGCCTCCCTGGCACCCCAGTGAACACGAGGAACACGAGATCTGCCGCACGTTCGACGGTCAGATGGAGTTCTTCGGCCAGTGCCTCGCCTACGTGGGGCGCTTCCTGGAAGGTGCGCCCCCCCTGTTCGACTTCGCCGGCACCTCCACGAACGCATGGGAGCGGCTCCTCGGCAACGGCGAAATCGCCTACGCCCGCTCGGTGCTGTCCCGCCTGCTGCTGCCGCGCGCGGTCGAGGGGGCCCGGATCCTGGTGCTCTGTTACGGCCCGGGGTTCGACCTGGTCGAGATCGAGCGGCGCCGGCCCGACGCCCGAATCACGGCGCTCGACTTCACGAACGCGTTCTTCGACGTGGCCTCGCGGCGCCTGACCAGGCCCGAAGCCGTTCGATGGGTGGACGGATCGTCGTGGAAGGGCTTCGGCTCGCCGCTTCCGTTCGACGACGGCTGGTTCGACGTGGTGTTGTTCGCGTGCGCCGATCCCTACATTCCGCCGGCCGTGCGCGTCTTGGCGTACGAGGACATCCACCGTGTCATGCGGGCGGGGGCCGTGCTCGGCGTGCTGACGCACAGCTATCCCGACAAGGCGAGGCTCGCGGTCGCGGAGTCGTGGATTCGCCGCGGGACGTACTGCCACGACTTCCTCGAGAGCGTCTGCCAGGGATGGCAGGGCTTCTACGACGCGGCGGCAACGCGTGCGCTGTTCACCCAGGTCGGATTCGGCCTCGACGTCGTCACACTCAACGCGTCGGTGTGGCGGCTCCAGAAGCCAGGGACCCGGTGA
- a CDS encoding aminotransferase class I/II-fold pyridoxal phosphate-dependent enzyme translates to MAAIARYGMRMVPDSAQIIRDCRQRGQLVQGPHIAAFEEAFARFLGQGHVRAVSLEYGRMALLDILKSMQFPPGSEIIVPALTFWVVPEITRVAGLKPVFADIDPTTFTLSPAAMERAITPNTRAVLPTHLYGLSCDLDPILALARRHDLKVIEDCAHSLGATYRGQMVGTFGDASFFSFQAFKPLNTFGGGLAWMRDAELARRVGEYAEAEPWPTAERVESVLRVGWWQRTFIRPTVFTYSGFPIWWVTSWLDAKPDRFLWEKVERLDPLPAHYGGKFSNVQAALGLAGLERLPEFIERTRRHAKVFDEMLGDLPGVSVPRIPEGQTHVYYQYCPYVPNYQQLVRRCIRRGVDVAPMHVDVCTHMDLFGWQGLQAVGAEKAATAVQVPVYESLADHEIERIGRRVRTELLKKA, encoded by the coding sequence ATGGCGGCGATCGCGCGATATGGCATGCGGATGGTACCGGACTCGGCGCAAATCATCCGGGACTGCCGCCAACGCGGGCAACTCGTTCAGGGACCGCACATCGCGGCCTTCGAAGAGGCGTTTGCCCGCTTCCTGGGCCAGGGGCACGTGCGTGCGGTCTCCCTGGAATATGGACGCATGGCGCTTCTCGACATCCTGAAGTCGATGCAGTTCCCGCCGGGCTCGGAGATCATCGTGCCCGCGCTCACGTTCTGGGTGGTCCCGGAGATCACCAGGGTGGCGGGCCTGAAACCCGTGTTCGCCGACATCGACCCGACGACGTTCACCCTGAGCCCGGCGGCGATGGAGCGCGCGATCACTCCCAACACGCGCGCGGTGCTGCCCACGCACCTCTACGGGCTCTCCTGCGATCTCGATCCGATCCTCGCGCTCGCCCGCCGTCACGATCTGAAGGTGATCGAAGATTGTGCGCATTCGCTGGGGGCCACCTATCGCGGCCAGATGGTGGGCACGTTCGGCGATGCCAGCTTCTTCAGCTTCCAGGCCTTCAAGCCGCTGAACACCTTCGGTGGCGGTCTGGCCTGGATGCGGGACGCCGAGCTGGCGCGGCGCGTTGGCGAGTACGCCGAGGCGGAACCCTGGCCCACGGCAGAGCGCGTGGAGAGCGTCTTGCGTGTCGGCTGGTGGCAGCGGACCTTTATCCGGCCGACCGTGTTCACGTATTCCGGGTTCCCGATCTGGTGGGTCACGTCCTGGCTCGACGCGAAGCCTGACCGTTTCCTCTGGGAGAAAGTGGAGCGCCTCGACCCGTTGCCGGCCCACTACGGCGGCAAGTTCTCGAACGTGCAGGCGGCGCTCGGACTCGCCGGACTGGAGCGGCTGCCCGAATTCATCGAGCGCACCAGGCGGCACGCGAAGGTGTTCGACGAGATGCTCGGGGATCTCCCCGGGGTGAGCGTCCCGCGCATACCCGAGGGGCAGACGCACGTCTACTACCAGTACTGCCCCTACGTCCCGAACTATCAACAGCTCGTTCGGCGCTGCATCCGGCGGGGCGTCGACGTGGCGCCGATGCACGTGGACGTGTGCACGCACATGGATCTGTTCGGCTGGCAGGGTCTGCAGGCCGTGGGCGCCGAGAAGGCGGCGACCGCTGTTCAAGTCCCCGTGTACGAGTCGCTGGCGGACCATGAAATCGAGCGGATCGGCCGGAGGGTCAGAACGGAGTTGCTGAAAAAGGCGTAA